One stretch of Niallia sp. XMNu-256 DNA includes these proteins:
- a CDS encoding HD domain-containing protein, whose translation MRDVTLVKIFNHHIAQKYVNRSGLVHAIAVAYHAFHLAKNRGVDTDSAAKAGFLHDIGHFTWYQNGKWDYELYRKNDIHAIKGAERAHKLLVRLGENPVKAKEIALAILFHTDSYFPGGDIIRTPLQEIVKLADEKDEEPGGQHHYRKIDHEKAIKLLQKLDEKIDQALNEES comes from the coding sequence ATGAGAGATGTAACATTAGTAAAAATTTTTAATCACCATATAGCCCAAAAATATGTTAATCGATCTGGCTTAGTTCATGCGATAGCGGTTGCTTATCATGCTTTTCATCTCGCCAAAAATCGAGGGGTTGATACAGATAGTGCGGCTAAAGCTGGATTTTTGCATGATATCGGGCATTTTACTTGGTATCAGAACGGAAAGTGGGATTATGAATTATATCGAAAAAATGACATTCATGCGATAAAGGGAGCAGAAAGGGCTCATAAACTCTTAGTTCGTTTAGGGGAAAATCCAGTGAAAGCAAAGGAAATTGCCTTAGCGATTTTATTTCATACAGATTCTTATTTTCCAGGTGGGGATATCATTCGAACACCACTTCAGGAAATTGTCAAACTAGCCGATGAGAAAGATGAGGAGCCTGGTGGCCAGCACCATTATCGAAAAATCGATCATGAGAAAGCAATTAAGTTGTTACAGAAATTAGATGAAAAAATAGACCAAGCTTTAAATGAAGAATCTTGA
- a CDS encoding SRPBCC family protein gives MSSHMFKTVVNIPIETVWKFLHSIEEWPGVIPGYISHEILSDQISTWQIKSDFGLIKKKLHFKAEIIEWKKYEKITFRITGISDKFHGHGRVETIKLSNHKTSILANFHITAEGSIAKLIKPFLKSSLPEMSKEKKYELEQQIKKIAGGK, from the coding sequence ATGTCTTCACATATGTTTAAAACAGTTGTTAACATTCCGATCGAGACGGTATGGAAATTCCTACATTCAATAGAAGAGTGGCCTGGCGTAATTCCAGGATATATTTCACATGAAATCTTATCTGATCAAATTTCAACGTGGCAAATTAAAAGTGATTTTGGGCTTATTAAGAAGAAGCTTCACTTTAAAGCAGAAATAATCGAGTGGAAGAAATATGAAAAAATTACCTTTCGGATTACGGGAATAAGTGATAAGTTTCATGGGCATGGTCGGGTTGAAACAATTAAATTATCAAATCATAAAACAAGCATTCTAGCTAATTTCCATATTACTGCAGAAGGCTCAATTGCTAAATTAATTAAACCGTTTTTGAAAAGTTCCCTTCCTGAAATGTCTAAAGAAAAGAAATATGAGCTTGAACAACAAATTAAGAAAATTGCAGGAGGGAAATAA
- a CDS encoding pyruvate, water dikinase regulatory protein, protein MKSEEVVYVVSDSVGETAEFVVKAVAAQFNGGTVGIHRYAFAEATEDIDEVINSAKDSNSIIAYTLAIPELKKYLDQRAAEEGIMAVDIMQPLIEVFMRKFNKQPNHQPKLLRQLDDEYFRRVEAVEFAVKYDDGRDPRGVTRADIVLIGVSRTSKTPLSMYLAHQGFKVANVPLVPEVSPPDELFQIPRNKCVGLIITPDKLNEIRRERLKALGLRSEANYASFERILEELDYAEKIMKRVGCPVINVANKAVEETAGLIIDILKKRGSK, encoded by the coding sequence ATTAAATCTGAAGAAGTTGTTTATGTAGTTTCAGACTCAGTTGGTGAAACGGCTGAATTTGTAGTCAAAGCGGTGGCCGCACAATTTAACGGGGGAACGGTTGGCATTCATCGATATGCTTTTGCTGAAGCGACTGAGGATATTGATGAGGTAATCAATAGCGCAAAGGATAGCAACTCGATTATAGCCTATACATTGGCTATTCCAGAACTGAAGAAGTATTTGGATCAGCGTGCTGCCGAAGAAGGGATTATGGCTGTCGATATTATGCAACCACTTATTGAAGTCTTTATGAGAAAGTTTAATAAACAGCCTAATCATCAACCGAAATTATTAAGACAACTTGATGATGAATATTTTAGAAGAGTGGAAGCTGTTGAATTTGCTGTTAAATATGACGATGGTAGGGATCCCCGGGGGGTTACACGGGCGGATATTGTTTTGATAGGTGTTTCACGAACATCGAAAACCCCTCTATCAATGTATTTAGCACATCAGGGCTTTAAAGTTGCAAATGTTCCGTTAGTTCCCGAAGTATCTCCTCCCGATGAATTATTTCAAATTCCACGGAATAAATGTGTCGGCCTAATTATTACACCAGATAAATTAAATGAAATCCGTAGAGAACGTTTAAAGGCGTTAGGACTTAGATCTGAAGCCAATTATGCTAGCTTTGAACGTATTCTTGAGGAACTAGATTATGCTGAAAAAATTATGAAGCGTGTTGGCTGTCCAGTCATTAACGTGGCAAATAAAGCTGTTGAAGAAACGGCAGGTTTAATTATCGATATTTTAAAGAAAAGAGGCTCAAAGTAG
- the ppdK gene encoding pyruvate, phosphate dikinase translates to MTKFVYLFNEGNSKMKDLLGGKGANLAEMTNIGLPVPFGFTISTQACNDYYEAGKKISDEVKAQIDAALIALEEKAGKKLGDSSNPLLVSVRSGSVFSMPGMMDTVLNLGMNDETVEAVAKLTENPRFAYDSYRRFIQMFSNVVLEIDVFYFEQYLEEIRERKGYNSDPELTAEDWKEVIAGYKEIVKKHTKQDFPQDPKQQLILAINAVFDSWNNQRAILYRRLNKIPDHLGTAVNIQSMVFGNMGNDSGTGVAFTRDPSTGENVLYGEYLINAQGEDVVAGIRTPQEIKVLKQDMSEVYDKFVATCELLENHYKDMMDIEFTVERGVLYILQCRVGKRTAQAAIRMAVEMVKEGIIDQKTAILRVDPDQLNQLLHSRIDEKSERVVLAKGLPASPGAATGTVVFDADEAEKLGNDGKKVILVRPETTPDDLHGMVYAQGIVTSRGGMTSHAAVVARGMGKACICGCEALKIDVKAQQITVGDKVVNYGDTITIDGSTGEVMLGEIPMIDPELSDEFQQLLSWADEARYLGVRANADNPEDAKKALEFGAGGIGLCRTEHMFTDPKRTPIVQEMILADNLEDRMTALEKLLPMQQSDFEGIFEAMQGHPVTIRLLDPPMHEFLPDKEELLVEVTKLQITAPDSEELKEKEFLLKKVNQLAETNPMLGHRGCRLGVIFPEIYEMQAEAIFNAVITLTEKGIPVKPEIMIPLVGHVNELKLMRKVVVETAEKVKDEAGIGFDYLVGTMIEIPRAALTADQIAEEADFFSFGTNDLTQTTFGYSRDDAEGKFLQSYIEQKVLPENPFAVLDQQGVGKLVETGVKLGRSVKLELKTGICGEHGGEKSSIEFCYKAGLDYVSCSPFRVPLARLAAAQASIRHEQNETKVPELSK, encoded by the coding sequence ATGACAAAATTTGTTTACTTATTTAATGAAGGAAATAGTAAAATGAAAGATTTACTCGGAGGTAAAGGGGCAAACTTAGCAGAAATGACGAATATAGGTCTTCCTGTACCATTCGGGTTTACGATATCTACTCAAGCTTGTAATGATTATTACGAAGCAGGAAAGAAAATATCCGATGAAGTAAAGGCACAAATTGATGCTGCTTTGATTGCGTTAGAAGAAAAAGCTGGTAAGAAACTAGGAGACTCTTCCAATCCTTTACTTGTTTCCGTTCGTTCAGGGTCTGTTTTTTCAATGCCCGGAATGATGGACACGGTATTAAACTTAGGAATGAACGATGAAACGGTTGAAGCAGTTGCCAAATTAACGGAAAATCCACGTTTTGCCTATGATTCATACCGTCGTTTTATCCAAATGTTCAGTAATGTAGTACTAGAAATTGATGTGTTTTACTTTGAACAATATCTTGAAGAAATAAGAGAAAGAAAAGGATATAACTCAGATCCTGAATTAACAGCTGAAGATTGGAAAGAAGTCATCGCAGGATATAAAGAAATTGTTAAAAAACATACAAAGCAAGACTTTCCACAGGATCCAAAACAACAATTAATCTTAGCGATTAATGCAGTTTTTGATTCTTGGAATAACCAAAGAGCCATTTTATACCGTCGTTTGAATAAAATCCCTGATCATTTAGGAACAGCTGTAAATATTCAAAGCATGGTATTCGGAAATATGGGGAATGATTCTGGAACGGGTGTTGCGTTCACACGAGATCCTTCTACTGGGGAAAATGTTTTATATGGGGAATACCTAATCAATGCTCAAGGAGAAGATGTTGTAGCAGGTATTCGTACCCCACAAGAAATCAAAGTATTAAAACAAGATATGTCAGAAGTGTATGACAAGTTTGTGGCAACATGTGAATTACTTGAAAACCATTATAAAGATATGATGGATATAGAATTTACTGTTGAACGCGGAGTCCTTTATATTTTACAATGCCGGGTTGGGAAGCGTACAGCACAAGCGGCAATCCGAATGGCAGTTGAGATGGTAAAAGAAGGTATTATTGATCAAAAGACGGCAATCCTTCGTGTGGACCCAGATCAATTAAATCAGTTGCTTCACAGCCGAATTGATGAAAAATCAGAACGTGTCGTATTAGCAAAAGGTTTACCTGCTTCACCTGGTGCCGCTACTGGTACAGTTGTATTTGATGCAGATGAAGCTGAGAAGTTAGGAAATGATGGCAAGAAGGTAATCCTTGTACGTCCTGAAACGACTCCGGATGATCTTCATGGAATGGTTTATGCACAAGGGATTGTAACAAGTCGTGGGGGAATGACAAGCCATGCTGCTGTAGTTGCACGTGGAATGGGAAAAGCATGTATTTGTGGCTGTGAAGCATTAAAAATCGATGTAAAAGCACAACAAATTACGGTTGGCGATAAGGTTGTTAATTATGGCGATACGATTACAATCGATGGCTCAACAGGAGAAGTTATGCTTGGTGAAATTCCAATGATTGATCCAGAGCTCTCTGATGAATTCCAACAATTATTATCTTGGGCTGATGAAGCAAGATATTTAGGTGTACGCGCAAACGCAGATAATCCTGAAGATGCGAAAAAAGCACTTGAATTTGGTGCAGGTGGAATTGGTCTATGCCGTACAGAGCATATGTTTACTGATCCAAAACGAACTCCAATTGTTCAAGAGATGATTTTGGCGGATAATCTCGAGGATCGAATGACAGCTCTCGAAAAACTATTGCCAATGCAACAAAGTGACTTTGAAGGAATCTTTGAAGCGATGCAAGGGCATCCTGTTACGATTCGTTTATTAGATCCTCCAATGCATGAGTTCTTACCGGATAAAGAAGAATTATTAGTTGAAGTGACAAAACTGCAAATAACAGCACCAGATTCAGAAGAATTGAAGGAAAAAGAATTCTTGTTGAAAAAGGTGAATCAGTTAGCTGAAACAAACCCAATGCTAGGACATCGTGGTTGTCGTTTAGGTGTAATCTTCCCAGAAATTTATGAAATGCAAGCAGAGGCTATTTTCAATGCGGTGATTACCTTAACTGAAAAAGGCATTCCGGTTAAACCAGAAATCATGATTCCACTTGTGGGCCATGTGAATGAATTAAAACTGATGAGAAAAGTGGTTGTTGAAACAGCTGAAAAGGTTAAAGATGAAGCAGGCATCGGATTCGATTATTTAGTAGGTACGATGATTGAGATCCCTCGTGCAGCTTTAACTGCTGACCAAATTGCTGAGGAAGCTGATTTCTTCTCCTTCGGAACAAACGATTTAACTCAAACGACTTTTGGTTACAGTCGTGATGATGCAGAAGGGAAATTCTTGCAATCATATATTGAACAAAAAGTATTACCTGAAAACCCATTTGCCGTCCTTGATCAACAAGGAGTTGGTAAATTAGTTGAAACAGGTGTTAAACTTGGTCGTTCAGTTAAGCTTGAGTTAAAAACGGGTATCTGTGGTGAGCATGGCGGCGAAAAGAGTTCAATTGAATTTTGCTACAAAGCAGGTTTAGATTATGTTAGCTGTTCACCATTCCGTGTTCCGTTAGCTCGTCTAGCTGCCGCTCAAGCATCTATTCGCCATGAACAAAATGAAACTAAAGTTCCTGAGCTATCAAAATAA